The following proteins are encoded in a genomic region of Candidatus Methylospira mobilis:
- a CDS encoding TOTE conflict system archaeo-eukaryotic primase domain-containing protein yields the protein MAENLEITQTKDKRSASSPLTSIESERSVKIDTCTALALFQAENSRLIALLEKHGIEWRLPLEPAPVPFIEIDSPKLGTDEKVALFRRLFRGRTDVYPIRWESKSSSKAGYSPACANEWRSGICEKPRIKCSNCGSRLLAPFSDAVIYDHLAGKHTVGVYPLLPDDTCHFLAADFDEAEWKDRGRQW from the coding sequence GTGGCGGAAAATCTGGAAATTACACAGACAAAAGACAAGCGATCAGCCAGTTCTCCGTTAACAAGCATCGAATCGGAACGATCCGTCAAAATAGATACTTGTACCGCGCTCGCATTATTCCAAGCTGAAAACTCCCGTTTGATAGCTCTACTGGAGAAGCATGGCATCGAATGGCGATTGCCGCTCGAGCCAGCGCCAGTGCCTTTCATTGAAATTGATTCTCCAAAACTCGGTACTGACGAGAAAGTAGCGTTATTCCGCCGCTTGTTCCGGGGGCGTACCGATGTTTATCCTATACGCTGGGAAAGCAAATCATCCAGTAAAGCTGGCTACTCGCCTGCCTGCGCCAATGAGTGGCGAAGCGGTATCTGCGAAAAGCCGCGCATTAAATGTTCGAATTGTGGGAGCCGTTTGCTGGCTCCATTTTCCGATGCCGTTATCTACGATCACCTGGCGGGTAAGCATACCGTTGGTGTTTACCCACTACTGCCTGACGATACCTGCCATTTTCTTGCAGCTGATTTCGACGAAGCCGAATGGAAAGATCGCGGCAGGCAATGGTAA